The Perca flavescens isolate YP-PL-M2 chromosome 23, PFLA_1.0, whole genome shotgun sequence genome has a window encoding:
- the LOC114550520 gene encoding plexin-C1-like has translation MAMLQSPIGSSPSCTHIVPSSTWISGKRNITLTGSHLEFVEGVTHSHAPQEVRLPRDRTNQSLTYDTPAAEKGIPTSTVFLKVANETLACLPMTYYPEPEFTNFTSTRTGDDVRRKEKNASC, from the exons ATGGCAATGCTACAATCACCCATCGGGTCGTCCCCATCCTGCACCCACATTGTACCAAGCAGCACCTGGATCAG TGGGAAGAGGAATATCACACTCACGGGATCCCACCTGGAGTTTGTGGAAGGGGTCACGCACAGCCACGCCCCGCAGGAAGTTAGACTTCCCAGAGACAGGActaatcag AGTCTCACCTATGACACACCTGCAGCTGAAAAAGGGATTCCTACTAGCACTGTGTTTCTGAAAGTAGCCAATGAAACCTTGGCCTGCCTACCAATGACCTACTATCCAGAGCCTGAGTTCACTAACTTCACATCCACAAGGACAGGGGACGATGTgcgcagaaaagaaaaaaatgccagTTGCTAA